Part of the Halopenitus persicus genome is shown below.
ACTCGGCCGAGGATCCGGACGATGGTCCGGCCGATACCGGGGATGACTCGACGGACCTCGATGACGACTCGCGGGACGCCGATCCGCTCGAGAACGATCCGATCGTCGACCCGTAGCACCGTCACGGCACACGGCGCCGTCCCGGCACACGGCGCCGTCGTCGCGGAACGCTTTTCGCCGGCCGCACGAAGGATGGGTATGGCACTGGCACCGATCGTCGCCGGATCCGGACTGTTGCTCGCCGCGGCGGCCGCGATCGCGGTCTACTGGGACGCCGACCGGCTCGGGCTCGCGCGAGCCCCGCTGTGGGCGGCGTTCGTCTTCCTCACCGTCGCGGTCGGACTGACGCTGCCCGTCTTCATTCCGACGGTCCCGATCGCGGGTACGCTCGTCATCCTGATCATGGGGCCCGCGATCTACGCCTTCGAGCGCGACGACACGCTCCACGGATCCGAGGCCGACCCGTCATCGCTGCCCGACGACCGCGACGACGAAAGCTGACTCCTCGGCTCGAAGCGCCTCTGATACTCCCGGCCGCCGCACGCCCCTACCGGCCGCGCGGATACTCGCGGCCGAGATCGAGCGTCTGACCGGCCGACCCGTCGGCGTCCGTTCCGGTTCCGTCCGTTTCCGCTTCGGTTCGGTCCCGACTGCCGTCCCGATCGGCCGTTTCATCCCCGTCGTTCTCACCCTCGTCGGCGGGACTCACGCTCCCGGTTCGATACCCCTCCAGATCGAGCGTGACGTGGTCGAATCCGATCTCCCGCAGTCGGTCGGCGACCGCGTCGGCGAATCCCGGATCGAGCGCGTCCGCGAGCTCCTCGGGGGCGACCTCGATGCGGGCCAGTCCGTCGTGATCGCGGACGCGGAACTGGCTGAACCCGCGGTCGCGGAGCACTCGCTCGGCCCGCTCGACCCGCGTCAGCCGCTCCTCGGTCACCTCGAGGCCGGTCGGGATCCGCGATGAGAGACACGCCATCGAGGGCTTGTCGGCGACCGACAGCCCGTAGGCGTCGGCGATCTCCCGGACCTCCGATTTGTCGATGTCGTGGGTCAAAAGCGGCGATCGGACCGACAGCTCCTCGACGGCGCGGAGGCCGGGGCGGTGTCCTTCCCCCGGGTCTGAGGCGTTGGTGCCGTCACAGACCGTCTCGATGCCCATCTCGGCGGCCGTTTCGTACATCCGCCCGAGCCGCATCGTCCGGCAGTGGTAGCATCTGTCTCCGTCGTTGGCGACGAACGCCGGATCCGCCAGCTCGGAGAACTCGACGATCTCGTGGCGGACCCCGATCTCCTCGGCGACTCGAACCGCGTCGTCCAGCTCGGCGGCCGGCAGCGTCTCGCTCTTTGCGGTGCAGGCCACCGCGTCGTCGCCGAGCGCGTCGTGGGCGAGCGCCGCGACGACCGAGGAGTCGACGCCGCCGGAGAAGGCGATCACGGCGCCGTCGAGGGCGGCCAGCGATTCGCGGGCGAGATCGGCCTTTCGGGCGAGCGGGGGCGAGAGCGCGTCGCGATCGAGGCCGTCGGTCGTCGCTTCGGTCGTCGACCGGGACGGTCCTTCCCGTGAGCCGGGCGTGTCCGTGGCCGAATCCATACCGACGCTGGGTGCCGCGCGGAAAAAAGGGCGTCGTCACTCCCGGGGCGTTCCGGACGCGGGCGTTTCGGACGCGGGCGTTTCGGACGCGGGCGTTTCGGACGCGGGCATTTCGGACGCAGCCGTCCTCCCGGCCGATCGCCGACCCTCATCCTTTTGCCCGTTCCCGCGATACCCCGGAGTGAATGGAGCTGGAGGCGATCCCCGGCGTCGGGGCGAAGACGGCCGACGCCCTTCGGGAGCTCGACGACCCGGCGGCGGCGCTGCACAACGGCGACGTCGCCGCCATCGCGCGGGCGCCGGGCGTGACCCACGGGCGCGCCGTTCAGATCGCCCGCGGGGCGATCCGAAGCCGGCACGACGACGACGGCCGCGTGTTGGCCACGGATCGAGCCCGCGAGATCTACCGCGACGCGGTCGGCCTCCTGCAGGACCGGACGGTCACCGACTACGCGGCACAGCGGCTCGAGACCTTTTATCCGTCGGCGTCACGGTCCCGGATCGAGTCGGTGCAGTCGGTCGTTTCGACGGCCATGGAACGCGAACCGGACCCCGACACCCTCGAGGCGCTCGCGGGCGTCGAACCGCTCTCGTCGCCGCCGACGGTTCGGGTTCGGGAGCGCTGTCTCGCGACCGCCGACGCGGAACGCTACGCCGCGGCCGAGGACGCGGTTCCCGAGCTCTCGGTGGAGATCGCCGAGGACGGCCGCGACCTCGCGGAGCTGGCCCGGTCGTACGCGACGGTCGTCGTCCTCGACGAGTCGTTCGCGGGGATCGACGTCGAGGGGGACGTGCGCGTTCGACCGGACGCCCTCGAGACGCCGTCCGAGACCGTTCCGGAGCGGCTCCTCGCGTTCTTCGCCACGAACCGTGACCGGCTGCTTGCCGCGGCGGACGTCCACGAGGCGGCCGGGATGGAACCGGCCTGCGATCCCGCGGCGCTTCGGGACGCCCTCTCGCGGCTCGACGACGACGGCACCGTGATCGGCGACGACGAACACGAGCGCCTGGCGGTCGCCGTCGAGGACCTCGACGCGGCGGTCGGCACCGCGGAGTCGGTCGCCAACGACCACCTCCGGGACGCCATCCGCGAACGCGACGTGACGATCGAGGGGCAGGACTTCCTCTCGCTGGTCGAACAGGGCGCCCGCGTCGACTCGCTGCTCTCGCGGGAGCTCGCCGACGAGTACGACACGGCCCTCGAGGCGGCCACCGAGCACGTGGTCGAGAGCCTCCGCCTGGACCCCGGCGAGGCGGAGATCGCCGACCGGATCTTCCGCGGCGATCCCACGTTCCCGGTCGAACACGACGAGGCGGCCGTCTCCAGGCTTCGCACGGAGTTGACCGCGGCCCGCGACCAGCGTGCGACGGAGCTGAAGGAAACGCTCGCCGCGGACCTCGCGGACCTCCGCGAGCCCGCCGCCGACCTCGTCCACGACGCGCTCGAGCGTGACGTCGAGCTGGCGATCGCCCGGTTCGCGGCCG
Proteins encoded:
- the larE gene encoding ATP-dependent sacrificial sulfur transferase LarE, with the translated sequence MDSATDTPGSREGPSRSTTEATTDGLDRDALSPPLARKADLARESLAALDGAVIAFSGGVDSSVVAALAHDALGDDAVACTAKSETLPAAELDDAVRVAEEIGVRHEIVEFSELADPAFVANDGDRCYHCRTMRLGRMYETAAEMGIETVCDGTNASDPGEGHRPGLRAVEELSVRSPLLTHDIDKSEVREIADAYGLSVADKPSMACLSSRIPTGLEVTEERLTRVERAERVLRDRGFSQFRVRDHDGLARIEVAPEELADALDPGFADAVADRLREIGFDHVTLDLEGYRTGSVSPADEGENDGDETADRDGSRDRTEAETDGTGTDADGSAGQTLDLGREYPRGR
- a CDS encoding MutS-related protein, coding for MELEAIPGVGAKTADALRELDDPAAALHNGDVAAIARAPGVTHGRAVQIARGAIRSRHDDDGRVLATDRAREIYRDAVGLLQDRTVTDYAAQRLETFYPSASRSRIESVQSVVSTAMEREPDPDTLEALAGVEPLSSPPTVRVRERCLATADAERYAAAEDAVPELSVEIAEDGRDLAELARSYATVVVLDESFAGIDVEGDVRVRPDALETPSETVPERLLAFFATNRDRLLAAADVHEAAGMEPACDPAALRDALSRLDDDGTVIGDDEHERLAVAVEDLDAAVGTAESVANDHLRDAIRERDVTIEGQDFLSLVEQGARVDSLLSRELADEYDTALEAATEHVVESLRLDPGEAEIADRIFRGDPTFPVEHDEAAVSRLRTELTAARDQRATELKETLAADLADLREPAADLVHDALERDVELAIARFAADFGCTLPTFVDGDDDASAGGAGGSASADAAAEPPADDVDGGPADGGFAIVGGRSPLLDVDFADVEPVDYAVDGATLLSGVNSGGKTSTLDLVALVAILAQMGMPVPAERVRLERFEEIHYYAKSQGTLDAGAFEATLREFGDLVSGASGRLVLVDELESITEPGASAKIIAGILEALEGQDATGVFVSHLAREIRDAADFDVAVDGIEAVGLVDGELRVNRSPQKNHLARSTPELIVEKLADDRGGEFYDDLLEKF